The following proteins are co-located in the uncultured Draconibacterium sp. genome:
- a CDS encoding ABC transporter ATP-binding protein, with amino-acid sequence MKVIEIKDLVKIYKESEVEVHAVNGVTLDFNEGEFAAIVGPSGSGKTTLLNMIGGLDDPTSGEVLVGGTTMSNLKGEALTDFRLNNIGFVFQSYNLIPVLTAKENTEFVMRLQGKNSKECDVRTEELLKSVGLGERMNARPAKLSGGQQQRVAVARALASKPKFVLADEPTANLDSKSTETLLDIMEKLNREENITFVFSTHDARVVKKARRVITVEDGKVISDERKNGGE; translated from the coding sequence ATGAAAGTCATAGAAATTAAAGACCTTGTTAAAATATACAAAGAATCGGAAGTTGAGGTACATGCAGTAAACGGTGTAACACTCGATTTTAACGAAGGAGAATTTGCGGCGATTGTTGGCCCTTCAGGATCTGGAAAAACAACTCTTTTAAATATGATTGGTGGTTTGGATGATCCAACTTCGGGAGAGGTTTTGGTTGGAGGAACTACAATGAGTAATTTGAAAGGTGAGGCCTTAACCGATTTCCGCTTAAATAATATTGGTTTTGTGTTTCAATCCTACAATCTGATTCCTGTTTTAACAGCAAAAGAAAATACTGAATTTGTAATGCGTCTTCAGGGAAAGAACAGCAAAGAATGCGATGTACGAACAGAAGAACTTTTAAAGTCGGTTGGACTGGGTGAACGCATGAATGCACGCCCGGCAAAATTATCGGGAGGACAGCAACAGCGCGTTGCAGTGGCGCGGGCTTTGGCCAGCAAACCCAAATTTGTGCTGGCCGATGAGCCCACTGCCAACCTCGATTCAAAATCAACAGAAACTTTGCTCGACATCATGGAAAAATTGAATCGCGAAGAAAACATAACCTTTGTATTTAGTACACACGATGCACGCGTGGTTAAAAAGGCACGTCGCGTAATAACTGTCGAGGATGGGAAAGTAATCAGTGACGAACGTAAAAACGGTGGTGAATGA
- a CDS encoding four helix bundle protein codes for MSSYNDLDIYKMAYELAVEVHHLSLTLPTFELYEQGNQIRRSSKSIKDNIAEGYGRKRYKAEFVKFLTYAQASCNETTSQLSMISNLYFSENPLNELIERYNHLGSKINKFIQYIESNWRT; via the coding sequence ATGAGTAGTTATAACGACTTAGATATTTATAAAATGGCTTACGAATTAGCAGTTGAAGTTCATCATTTAAGTTTAACACTTCCAACTTTTGAATTGTATGAACAGGGAAATCAGATTCGTAGATCGTCAAAAAGTATTAAAGACAATATTGCAGAAGGATATGGAAGAAAACGTTATAAAGCTGAGTTTGTTAAATTTCTCACGTATGCGCAAGCTTCTTGTAACGAAACGACATCTCAACTATCAATGATTAGTAATCTCTACTTTTCTGAAAATCCATTAAACGAATTAATTGAAAGATACAATCATTTAGGATCCAAAATCAACAAATTCATTCAATACATTGAATCAAATTGGCGAACCTAA
- a CDS encoding four helix bundle protein, which produces MDSNSWIDYKIQVRERLKVFALNILELSNSLPNSERARILNRQITRSGTSTYANYRAALRARSKAEFFAKLSVTVEEADETEMWLDLIIDSKISVSELAIQLHAESVEIIKILATMRKRLK; this is translated from the coding sequence ATGGATAGTAATAGTTGGATTGATTATAAAATACAAGTGCGTGAAAGACTTAAAGTTTTTGCGTTGAATATTCTTGAGCTATCAAATTCTTTACCAAACTCTGAAAGAGCACGTATTCTGAATCGGCAAATTACCAGATCCGGAACTTCAACTTACGCAAATTATAGGGCTGCATTAAGAGCCAGATCGAAAGCTGAATTTTTCGCTAAACTATCAGTAACTGTAGAAGAAGCGGATGAAACAGAAATGTGGCTGGATTTAATAATTGATTCAAAAATTTCTGTATCAGAACTTGCAATACAACTTCATGCAGAAAGTGTCGAAATAATCAAAATTCTTGCTACCATGCGCAAACGCCTAAAATAA
- a CDS encoding FtsX-like permease family protein: protein MITSISWKNVWRNKHRSLIVIVAVTLGTVAGIFVAGMMKGWGDQRVNAAINIEAAHLKIQNPEYLNNEEIAYTIPDYSQVKDFIKQQSAITKFTSRTKVVAMAATSRGNTAVTIKGINPEDEKQVSSLYEFIQHDGGSYFDVEYKNPIVISDKTAEQLRIKTFRVSTELIDSLKNLQVPETVLKVAQEYEGRRFYSKTKFRKAFESELSKSEARKYGALITELAKNYQLKSKIVFTFTDMHGEMTYQSYRVCGIYKTSNTAFDAQNAFVLQEDLARAAGFGPDDFHEIALLVNLDTSSEKTEQLAISSRFPQVNVMTWREIAPDAAMLADIMDVYYFMIMSIIFLALAFGIVNTMLMAIMERIKELGMLMAIGMNKKKVFRMIMLETVFLTLTGSVVGMGLGALVLKITSYTGLDFSSVGEGFEAFGYSAIVYPNIEWNYFFAIIVLVIIVGIASSIAPARKALKLKPIDALRTE, encoded by the coding sequence ATGATAACATCAATTTCATGGAAAAATGTTTGGCGGAATAAACACCGAAGCCTGATTGTAATTGTAGCGGTTACATTGGGAACAGTGGCTGGTATATTTGTTGCCGGCATGATGAAAGGCTGGGGCGACCAACGTGTTAATGCGGCCATAAACATAGAAGCAGCTCACCTAAAAATTCAAAATCCGGAATATCTGAATAATGAAGAAATAGCTTATACAATTCCCGATTACAGCCAGGTTAAAGACTTTATTAAACAACAATCAGCCATAACAAAATTTACCAGCCGCACCAAAGTAGTGGCAATGGCAGCCACGTCGCGCGGTAATACGGCTGTAACCATTAAAGGCATAAATCCAGAGGACGAAAAACAAGTATCGAGTCTGTATGAATTTATTCAGCACGATGGAGGAAGCTATTTCGATGTGGAGTACAAAAATCCGATTGTAATTAGCGATAAAACAGCAGAACAACTTCGGATCAAGACCTTTCGTGTAAGCACCGAACTTATTGATAGTTTAAAAAATTTACAGGTTCCCGAAACCGTTTTAAAAGTGGCACAGGAATACGAAGGGCGAAGGTTTTATTCAAAAACCAAGTTTCGTAAAGCCTTTGAAAGTGAACTAAGTAAATCGGAAGCACGCAAATACGGAGCACTAATTACTGAACTGGCTAAAAATTATCAACTTAAATCAAAAATAGTTTTCACGTTTACCGACATGCATGGTGAAATGACTTACCAGTCGTATCGTGTATGCGGAATTTACAAAACAAGCAATACTGCTTTTGATGCACAAAATGCATTTGTTCTACAAGAAGATTTGGCAAGAGCTGCCGGATTCGGGCCGGATGATTTTCATGAAATTGCTCTTCTGGTCAACCTCGATACCTCAAGCGAAAAAACGGAACAGCTGGCCATTAGTTCCCGGTTTCCGCAAGTTAATGTTATGACGTGGCGCGAAATTGCTCCCGATGCAGCTATGCTTGCCGACATTATGGATGTATATTATTTTATGATTATGAGTATCATATTTCTGGCCTTGGCTTTTGGAATTGTAAATACAATGCTGATGGCCATAATGGAGCGGATCAAGGAATTGGGAATGTTAATGGCCATAGGCATGAATAAGAAAAAAGTATTCAGAATGATTATGCTGGAAACCGTATTTCTGACACTTACCGGAAGTGTAGTTGGAATGGGTTTAGGCGCCTTGGTTTTAAAAATCACCAGTTATACAGGGCTTGATTTTTCGTCGGTAGGTGAAGGATTTGAGGCTTTTGGTTATTCGGCAATCGTTTATCCCAACATCGAATGGAATTATTTCTTTGCCATAATTGTTCTGGTAATTATTGTTGGAATAGCATCGTCAATTGCACCAGCGCGAAAGGCTTTAAAACTAAAACCCATTGATGCATTGCGGACAGAATAG